One genomic window of Deinococcus sp. QL22 includes the following:
- a CDS encoding Gfo/Idh/MocA family protein, with translation MRIGLLSFAHVHAEHYQALLRSMPGVELVGFWDDSVHAQSYAERYALKQYLTPQLLLAQALDAVIVCSETSRHREVVELSARAGVHVLCEKPIACTLEDAEAMRDVCAQHGVTFMTAFPMRFDPSCGELRQAVHSGQLGSILGVNGVNHSENPSVHRSWFANPALSGGGAVMDHVVHLTDLLRWCFACEVAEVYAALQWTDGAGENGTALDTAGIVLLTLTNGVQASIDCSWSRPATYPRWGHLKLDVIGTDSLMVIDAFADHLTVYPPDLTRPVQWLGFGVDPNQAMLTAFLDAVQRRQPPPVSWQDGYEATRVVLAAYTSAQQGRPVRLRPARCESTEDPGDGQGS, from the coding sequence ATGAGAATAGGTCTTCTGAGCTTTGCTCACGTGCACGCCGAACACTACCAGGCTCTTCTCCGCTCCATGCCGGGTGTGGAACTGGTGGGCTTTTGGGATGACAGCGTTCACGCGCAGAGCTACGCGGAGCGGTACGCCCTGAAGCAGTACCTCACGCCGCAGCTGCTGCTCGCTCAGGCCCTGGACGCTGTCATCGTCTGTTCGGAAACCTCCAGGCACCGCGAAGTTGTGGAACTCAGTGCCCGGGCAGGCGTTCATGTCCTGTGTGAAAAGCCCATCGCTTGTACCCTTGAGGATGCTGAGGCCATGCGCGACGTCTGTGCGCAGCACGGCGTCACCTTTATGACTGCTTTTCCCATGCGGTTTGACCCCTCCTGCGGCGAGTTGCGTCAGGCGGTGCACAGCGGACAGCTGGGCAGCATCCTGGGAGTCAACGGCGTCAACCATAGTGAGAACCCGTCGGTTCACCGGTCATGGTTCGCAAATCCTGCGCTGTCTGGTGGCGGCGCGGTCATGGATCATGTGGTTCACCTGACAGACCTGCTGCGGTGGTGTTTTGCCTGCGAGGTGGCGGAAGTGTACGCGGCGCTTCAGTGGACTGACGGCGCCGGGGAAAACGGGACGGCGCTCGACACGGCGGGCATCGTGCTGCTGACCCTGACAAATGGTGTTCAGGCGAGCATTGACTGCAGCTGGAGTCGCCCAGCGACGTACCCCAGATGGGGGCACTTGAAGTTGGACGTGATCGGCACGGACAGCCTGATGGTCATTGATGCCTTTGCAGACCACCTGACCGTTTATCCCCCTGACCTCACCCGCCCGGTGCAGTGGCTTGGGTTTGGGGTCGACCCGAATCAGGCCATGCTCACGGCCTTCCTGGATGCTGTCCAAAGGCGGCAACCCCCACCCGTGTCCTGGCAGGACGGTTACGAAGCCACGCGGGTTGTGCTCGCGGCCTACACTTCTGCTCAGCAGGGTCGACCTGTCCGGCTCCGCCCTGCACGTTGTGAGTCCACCGAGGATCCGGGAGACGGGCAGGGGTCGTGA
- a CDS encoding Gfo/Idh/MocA family protein, with product MRVGIIGSGSMGHAHARAWRALGVDFGIYSRDAPRAAQLAAEHGGDTYPDLGTLLADVTLADVCLPTFLHRETVEAAARAGRHVVCEKPLALSNEDAAAMVAACEAAGVRLFVAMVVRFFPQYRFARDLVQAGRIGTPRVLRLRRVSSPPYGGHSWFADETKSGGMILDLMLHDIDYALWTAGDVQQVYARETRVGTRHYAQAALTHVSGALSLIESGWAYPDGLFRTAIDLAGSSGLIEWNSDAAPTIRIVHGKQRHATPGVSLPVISAAADPFVLQFNHVLDALQREVPFDVTPGEALGALRVALAVRDSARSGRAVTLEAAT from the coding sequence ATGCGCGTCGGCATAATCGGCTCGGGGAGCATGGGCCACGCGCACGCCCGTGCCTGGCGGGCCCTCGGCGTTGACTTCGGCATCTACAGCCGCGACGCGCCGCGGGCCGCTCAACTCGCTGCGGAGCATGGCGGGGACACCTATCCTGATCTCGGCACGCTCCTCGCAGACGTGACGCTCGCAGACGTCTGCCTTCCGACCTTTCTGCACCGCGAGACTGTCGAGGCGGCCGCCAGAGCAGGCCGTCACGTCGTTTGCGAAAAACCCCTGGCACTGAGCAATGAGGACGCGGCGGCCATGGTCGCCGCGTGCGAGGCGGCAGGCGTGCGCCTGTTCGTTGCCATGGTCGTGCGCTTCTTTCCGCAGTACCGTTTTGCGCGTGACCTCGTGCAGGCGGGCCGAATTGGCACGCCGCGGGTGCTGCGGCTCAGGCGCGTCTCCTCTCCTCCCTACGGCGGGCATTCCTGGTTCGCGGACGAAACAAAATCAGGCGGGATGATCCTTGACCTGATGCTGCATGACATCGACTACGCCCTATGGACGGCAGGGGACGTGCAGCAGGTGTACGCACGGGAGACCAGGGTCGGAACCCGGCACTACGCTCAGGCGGCCCTGACGCACGTCTCCGGCGCGCTCAGCCTGATTGAATCGGGCTGGGCGTATCCAGACGGCCTGTTCCGCACGGCGATCGACCTGGCTGGATCGTCAGGCCTGATCGAATGGAACTCCGATGCCGCTCCGACCATTCGAATAGTTCACGGCAAACAGCGGCACGCCACGCCAGGAGTGAGCCTGCCCGTGATCTCCGCAGCTGCCGATCCCTTTGTTCTGCAGTTCAATCACGTGCTGGACGCGCTGCAGCGTGAAGTACCATTCGACGTCACTCCAGGAGAAGCCCTCGGCGCCCTGCGGGTGGCGCTGGCGGTGCGCGATTCTGCGCGCAGTGGCCGGGCCGTCACCCTGGAGGCGGCGACATGA
- a CDS encoding carbohydrate ABC transporter permease, with the protein MIINSFKDQLSIFSAPFALPNAETFTLDGYKTLFEGSNFGGYVINSLTVTVTSLALILITGSMAAFALSEYRFRLNALTALYLSLGIMVPIRLGTIGILSLAVNLNLVNTLWALIFVYTAQGLPLAVFVLTSFMRQLPKDLKEAARLDGASEYRVYGMTLPLIRPAVGAVMAISLIPVWNDLWFPLILAPGEGTKTIVLGASVFLGQYVNDYSAVLAALTLAILPAVVLYVLFSRQLISGITEGAIK; encoded by the coding sequence ATGATCATCAATTCCTTTAAAGACCAACTTTCGATCTTTAGCGCGCCCTTTGCCCTTCCAAACGCTGAAACCTTCACCCTGGACGGCTACAAAACCCTGTTTGAAGGGTCAAACTTCGGCGGGTACGTGATCAACAGTCTCACCGTGACCGTGACGTCGCTGGCCCTGATCCTGATCACCGGTTCAATGGCTGCTTTTGCACTTTCGGAGTACCGGTTCCGGCTCAATGCACTGACGGCCCTCTACCTGTCGCTGGGCATCATGGTGCCGATCCGCCTGGGGACGATCGGCATTCTCAGCCTGGCCGTGAACCTCAACCTCGTGAACACCCTCTGGGCCCTGATCTTCGTCTATACCGCTCAGGGGCTTCCGCTGGCGGTGTTCGTGCTGACGTCGTTCATGCGGCAACTTCCCAAAGACCTCAAAGAGGCCGCCCGCCTAGACGGGGCCAGTGAATACCGGGTTTACGGCATGACGCTGCCCCTGATCCGCCCAGCTGTCGGCGCCGTCATGGCCATCTCCCTCATTCCTGTGTGGAATGATCTGTGGTTTCCCCTGATTCTGGCGCCGGGCGAAGGCACCAAGACCATTGTGCTGGGCGCCTCTGTATTCCTGGGTCAATACGTCAACGACTACAGCGCTGTTCTGGCTGCCCTGACCCTGGCCATTTTGCCCGCCGTGGTGCTGTACGTCCTGTTTTCCCGTCAACTGATCAGCGGCATCACCGAAGGAGCCATCAAGTGA
- a CDS encoding carbohydrate ABC transporter permease, with protein sequence MKRRFPVHILVFLLPAVAIYTLFMIYPLLSSLWMSLSNKSAADSPVFVGLANYVRLFTAPEFAGPLWNAVKNNIIFFLIHMVLQNPIGLLLAVLLTRKLAGTAVYRAIIFTPTILSVVIIGFIWKLILNPSWGIAPGLLRALHLEGLYQPWLGLESTALVTLALISVWQNIGIPMMLFTAALLRVPTELFEAARVDGASAWTIFWRIQFPLILPTLGIVAVLTFVGNFNTFDLVYATQGALAGPNFASDILGTFFYRTFFGYQLQPGDPYMGSAVAGVMLLIILVGVLLFGLWQRRLQDVQY encoded by the coding sequence ATGAAGAGGCGTTTTCCGGTTCACATTCTGGTGTTCTTGCTGCCGGCCGTCGCCATCTACACGCTCTTTATGATCTACCCGCTGCTGAGCTCCCTGTGGATGTCTCTGAGCAACAAGTCTGCGGCGGACAGTCCGGTGTTCGTGGGGTTGGCCAACTACGTCCGGCTGTTCACCGCACCAGAATTTGCCGGCCCCCTGTGGAACGCAGTGAAGAACAACATCATCTTTTTCCTGATCCACATGGTGCTGCAAAACCCCATCGGGTTGCTGTTGGCCGTCCTGCTCACCCGCAAGTTGGCCGGAACAGCTGTCTACCGCGCGATCATCTTCACACCCACCATCCTGTCCGTCGTCATCATCGGCTTCATCTGGAAGCTGATTCTCAACCCCTCCTGGGGCATTGCTCCTGGCCTGCTGCGGGCCCTGCACCTCGAAGGGCTGTACCAGCCGTGGTTGGGGCTCGAGAGCACCGCCCTGGTGACCCTGGCCCTGATCTCGGTGTGGCAGAACATCGGCATTCCGATGATGCTGTTCACGGCGGCGCTGCTGCGCGTTCCCACAGAACTGTTCGAAGCGGCCCGCGTGGACGGCGCGAGCGCCTGGACGATTTTCTGGCGCATTCAGTTCCCGTTGATCCTTCCGACGCTCGGCATCGTCGCGGTGTTGACCTTCGTTGGAAACTTCAACACGTTCGACCTGGTGTACGCGACGCAAGGTGCCCTCGCCGGCCCGAATTTCGCCTCCGATATCCTCGGCACCTTCTTCTACCGCACCTTCTTCGGCTATCAGCTGCAACCTGGTGATCCGTATATGGGTTCAGCTGTGGCAGGCGTCATGCTGCTGATTATTCTGGTGGGCGTGTTGCTTTTCGGCCTGTGGCAACGCCGTCTGCAGGACGTGCAGTACTAG
- a CDS encoding ABC transporter substrate-binding protein yields MLAALATGQAQAQKVTLTIESWRNDDLKIWRDSIIPTFEKQYPNIHVVFSPTAPTEYNAVVEAKLKGGTAGDILACRPFDASLSLYKAKYLTSLNGLAGLKNFSSVAKAAWSTDDGKVTFCIPTAAVIHGFLYNKAAFKEAGVSVPKTEKEFLAVLEKFKAGRKYVPLVMGTKDQWESATMGYQNIGPTLWGGEKGRLGLLKGTAQYNKGGFLQAFEALGRWKPYLQSGYQALAYPDAQNTFAQGRGAIYPAGSWDIATFRTMNPKLDLGAFAPYTFTSGQKCVIDDHPDIGFGLNAASKNQAAAKTFLSWMAGPEFARLYANALPGFYPLANVNYKVQDPVAQQFLDWRKTCSASFRSSYQLLSRNANPNNENDLWNASSQLLNGKMTPKQAADFVQKNLASWYAPQKGK; encoded by the coding sequence ATGCTTGCTGCACTCGCCACCGGACAGGCCCAGGCCCAGAAGGTAACGCTCACCATCGAGAGCTGGCGCAACGACGACCTCAAAATCTGGCGCGACAGCATCATTCCCACCTTCGAAAAGCAGTACCCCAATATTCACGTCGTGTTTTCTCCGACGGCGCCCACCGAGTACAACGCGGTGGTCGAAGCCAAGCTCAAGGGGGGCACCGCCGGAGACATCCTGGCCTGCCGCCCATTCGACGCCAGCCTGTCGCTGTACAAGGCCAAGTACCTCACGTCCCTGAACGGCCTGGCCGGGCTGAAGAACTTCAGTTCGGTGGCCAAAGCAGCCTGGAGTACGGACGACGGCAAAGTCACCTTCTGTATCCCGACCGCCGCGGTGATTCACGGCTTCCTCTACAACAAGGCGGCCTTCAAGGAAGCGGGCGTCAGCGTTCCAAAAACGGAAAAGGAATTTCTGGCTGTTCTGGAGAAGTTTAAGGCCGGGCGCAAATATGTCCCCCTGGTCATGGGCACCAAGGATCAGTGGGAGTCGGCCACCATGGGCTACCAGAACATCGGCCCCACCCTCTGGGGCGGTGAGAAGGGCCGTCTCGGCCTGCTCAAAGGAACCGCCCAATACAACAAAGGAGGCTTCCTGCAGGCCTTTGAGGCGCTCGGCCGCTGGAAGCCCTACCTGCAGTCCGGGTATCAGGCCCTGGCCTACCCGGATGCGCAGAACACCTTCGCGCAGGGGCGAGGAGCGATCTACCCGGCGGGATCCTGGGATATTGCAACGTTCCGCACCATGAATCCCAAGCTGGATCTGGGGGCTTTTGCCCCGTACACCTTCACTTCAGGCCAGAAGTGCGTCATTGACGATCATCCCGACATCGGCTTCGGTCTCAATGCCGCCAGCAAAAACCAGGCTGCAGCCAAAACCTTCCTGAGCTGGATGGCCGGCCCTGAGTTCGCGCGGCTGTATGCCAACGCCCTCCCAGGCTTCTATCCGCTGGCGAACGTCAACTATAAGGTGCAGGATCCGGTGGCGCAGCAGTTCCTCGATTGGCGCAAAACCTGCAGCGCTTCATTCCGTTCCTCGTACCAGCTGCTGTCGCGCAATGCCAATCCGAACAACGAAAATGATCTCTGGAACGCCTCCTCCCAACTGCTCAACGGCAAGATGACCCCGAAGCAGGCCGCTGACTTCGTGCAGAAGAATCTGGCGTCCTGGTACGCACCGCAGAAAGGCAAATAG
- a CDS encoding ROK family transcriptional regulator, translating into MSIQARVLQHIRQQHEISQSELRIQTGLSASAISSAVRRVQSIGLIQEVGSLQEAMGRPRTLLSLNADYAYTVGVQLNVQQSHIVLSNLCGKVVHRAQFSHSSHIPTQIAEDVARFIAEVGGHRIVGIGLAVSGIIDAERGVCLDSATTVGWQDVPIGPVVAERTGIPTSVENDANALALAELLFGAAKHDNSFIVVTLGTGIGAGIIIDRKLYRGRNGIAGEIGHISVSAPSSYTCSCGKTDCLEATASSRAIACAVSERLGVPIALEHLRETLHNEPDIAQEVLDHAGTRLGAVLAVLATVFDPDALYVAPEHHINLPAFQLAAATAFQSAVMPLCRTATTLRFLNESEDMWARGAASVAIERFFASAVQTTGGDVARPP; encoded by the coding sequence ATGTCCATCCAGGCCAGAGTGCTGCAGCATATTCGCCAGCAGCATGAGATCAGTCAATCTGAACTCCGGATCCAGACCGGTCTGAGCGCTTCAGCTATTTCCAGTGCAGTGAGGCGCGTGCAGAGCATAGGCCTGATACAGGAGGTGGGAAGTCTTCAGGAAGCCATGGGCCGACCCCGCACCCTGCTCAGCCTCAATGCCGACTATGCGTACACCGTCGGCGTCCAGCTCAACGTCCAGCAGAGCCACATCGTCTTGTCCAACCTCTGCGGAAAAGTCGTTCACAGGGCCCAGTTCAGCCATTCCAGCCACATCCCCACCCAGATCGCCGAGGATGTGGCGCGCTTTATCGCTGAGGTCGGCGGACACCGGATTGTGGGAATTGGCCTGGCCGTGTCCGGGATCATCGACGCGGAACGCGGCGTCTGTCTGGATTCTGCGACCACAGTGGGCTGGCAGGACGTGCCCATCGGGCCGGTCGTCGCGGAACGCACCGGTATCCCTACGTCTGTCGAGAACGATGCGAACGCCCTCGCCCTGGCGGAACTGCTCTTCGGCGCGGCCAAGCACGACAACTCGTTCATTGTTGTGACGCTGGGCACAGGGATCGGTGCCGGCATCATCATTGACCGCAAACTCTACCGCGGCCGCAACGGCATCGCGGGTGAGATCGGGCATATCAGCGTCTCGGCTCCTTCAAGCTACACCTGCTCCTGCGGGAAAACCGACTGTCTGGAGGCCACCGCTTCCAGCAGGGCCATTGCCTGCGCGGTGAGTGAACGGCTTGGTGTGCCCATTGCGCTTGAACACCTGCGGGAGACGCTTCACAACGAGCCAGACATCGCCCAGGAGGTACTGGATCACGCTGGGACGCGGCTCGGCGCCGTGCTGGCTGTCCTCGCGACCGTTTTTGACCCTGACGCCCTCTACGTCGCCCCTGAACACCACATCAACCTGCCTGCTTTCCAGCTGGCCGCCGCAACCGCCTTCCAGTCAGCAGTGATGCCGCTGTGCCGCACGGCGACTACCCTGCGCTTCCTGAATGAATCGGAAGACATGTGGGCCCGCGGCGCGGCGAGCGTCGCCATTGAACGCTTCTTCGCTTCTGCCGTGCAGACCACTGGAGGTGACGTGGCCAGACCACCCTGA
- a CDS encoding SDR family NAD(P)-dependent oxidoreductase: MTPALQDHVALVTGASRGIGRGIALGLGEAGATVYVTGRTLSGRPAHLPSLAGNLEDTAREVTRLGGVGIPVHCDHTDDAQTQGVIDRIEAEAGRLDVLVNNVWGGYEGLHLWDERGAAWSAPFWEQPTSIWDDMFAAGVRAHYVTSQRAAPLLIRSRGLLVGISFFAATRHQNTDNLPYFLAKGATDRMALAMANHLRPHGVTSLSLYPGLVRTEAVLQAPAGTFDFSNSESPQFIGRAVAALASDPAIFAHTGQVLVAAELGEKYGFTDIDGTRPRSLRAAWAG; the protein is encoded by the coding sequence ATGACACCCGCTCTTCAGGATCACGTGGCTCTGGTCACCGGCGCTTCACGGGGCATTGGCCGGGGCATTGCCCTCGGACTCGGGGAAGCGGGCGCGACCGTGTACGTGACAGGCCGCACGCTGTCCGGACGCCCGGCCCACTTGCCCTCGCTGGCGGGAAACTTAGAAGACACAGCGCGTGAAGTCACCCGGCTGGGCGGGGTCGGCATTCCGGTGCACTGTGACCACACCGACGATGCCCAAACGCAGGGCGTGATTGACCGGATTGAGGCGGAGGCCGGACGGCTTGATGTTCTGGTGAACAATGTCTGGGGCGGCTATGAGGGCCTGCATCTGTGGGACGAGCGCGGGGCGGCGTGGAGCGCGCCATTCTGGGAGCAACCGACCTCCATTTGGGACGACATGTTCGCGGCGGGCGTGCGCGCCCACTACGTCACCAGCCAACGGGCCGCGCCGCTCCTGATCCGGTCGCGGGGCCTGCTGGTGGGGATCTCGTTCTTTGCGGCGACGCGCCACCAGAACACGGACAACCTGCCGTACTTTCTGGCGAAGGGGGCCACCGACCGCATGGCCCTGGCGATGGCAAACCACCTGCGGCCACACGGGGTCACGAGCCTGAGCCTGTATCCAGGCCTTGTGCGAACCGAAGCGGTCTTGCAAGCGCCAGCGGGCACCTTCGACTTCTCGAATTCAGAGTCACCTCAGTTCATCGGACGCGCGGTGGCGGCCCTGGCGAGCGACCCCGCCATCTTTGCCCACACCGGCCAAGTGCTGGTGGCGGCTGAACTGGGTGAGAAGTACGGCTTCACAGACATTGACGGCACTCGGCCCAGGTCCCTGCGTGCCGCGTGGGCAGGCTGA
- a CDS encoding zinc ribbon domain-containing protein — translation MNHDLNWKGGQNTGAADRREQDFRPLTYRLCPRCLRAVPGHSPEHYCVNDGTKLLSACPVCQAAILSPYALFCAGCGHPFSAAP, via the coding sequence GTGAACCATGACCTGAACTGGAAAGGAGGCCAGAACACAGGGGCGGCAGACCGGCGCGAGCAGGACTTCAGGCCGCTGACCTACCGGCTGTGCCCCCGCTGTCTGCGGGCCGTGCCAGGGCACTCACCCGAGCACTACTGCGTCAACGACGGCACCAAGCTGCTCAGCGCCTGTCCAGTCTGTCAGGCCGCCATCCTCTCGCCCTACGCCCTCTTTTGCGCGGGATGCGGCCACCCGTTTTCTGCCGCGCCATGA
- a CDS encoding RICIN domain-containing protein yields the protein MSLTSHRTVSRTALLAALLTSATSASAQTPSYYRLQLKSDGQYLDAANCTANVTLNPGSSYADGACQAWRFLRAGGGWYRIQLKSGGQFLDASYCSAPIRLNPGSTYAGGACQLWRLVPAGDGWSRLQLKSDGRYLDAVNCTATLGLNPGSTYAGGACQLWRLVAVQP from the coding sequence ATGAGCCTCACCTCACACCGCACCGTCAGCCGCACTGCCCTCCTTGCCGCCCTCTTGACCAGCGCCACGTCGGCCAGTGCCCAGACGCCGAGCTATTACCGGCTGCAACTCAAATCGGACGGTCAGTATCTCGACGCCGCCAACTGCACGGCCAACGTGACCCTCAATCCGGGTTCCAGCTACGCGGACGGGGCCTGCCAGGCGTGGCGCTTTCTGCGGGCGGGGGGCGGCTGGTACCGCATTCAGCTCAAGTCGGGCGGACAGTTTCTGGATGCCAGTTACTGCTCCGCCCCCATTCGCCTGAATCCCGGCTCGACCTATGCGGGCGGGGCCTGCCAACTGTGGCGACTCGTTCCGGCAGGCGACGGCTGGAGCCGCTTGCAACTGAAATCAGACGGGCGCTATCTGGACGCCGTGAACTGCACCGCGACCCTGGGCCTGAATCCCGGCTCGACCTACGCGGGCGGCGCTTGCCAACTGTGGCGGTTGGTGGCCGTTCAGCCCTGA